One Oncorhynchus mykiss isolate Arlee chromosome 25, USDA_OmykA_1.1, whole genome shotgun sequence genomic window, TTAGAGCTGGGTCTGGCGACGGAGGCCTTACGCCCAGAGCCGCTGTTGGACTCTGTGCTGCGGTTGGAGAAGCCTGTCCTGGCTGCGGAGGACTCTGTATCACTGGGAGTGGTGAAGGAGCTGGTCCTCTTCCGGGGCAGAGCCAGCATGTCCAGCCTGGAGAGCTGCTTCTTACTGTCCTTGGTGGTCCCACTGGCCTCCTGGGAGATCCTGTCCGTCTCTGTGCCCTCGTTGTCGGACGCCTCGCCCAGGCGAGCCCGACGAAGCATGGAGGCTCTAGTAGGCCTTGGGGCATACATGCTGTTGGAGCGGCTCAGGGCCTGGGACCCTTTGGAGGACTTAGAAGACTCCTCCTTCTGCAGGGGGGTGGTGTACTTCTTGCGTGCAGTGGGCCGGTAGCCCTCCTGGTCTGAAGAAATGGTATCAGGCCAGTAGGGTAAGTTGGAGCCCTGGGGGTCATCGCTAAAGTCCATGGAGCCATGTTTGCTCACACTACGTCTCATCCCCAGCCTCCTGCCTGGTTCAGGCTTACTATCTCTGCTATCTTCTCCCTGAGACCGCTGCTTTTCTGACAGGCGATTATGGGCTGACGGCTGGCGACTGGGCTCCTGGGTGAAGGAGCTGGCAGAGGACCTCTCCCTCTGAAGGCCACAGGTGATAGAGGGCTTCTTAGATCTGGTCTTGGGTGTAGTCTGGTTGCTGCGCTGGCTGGCAGTGCTGGCTGAGTCCATGTCAGACTCCCCAGACAGAGTGTCATCTATGGGGCAGGGAACTACATCAGTCTGGGCCTGGAGCTTGGCCTCCAGGGCAGCCAGAGCGTCCTCAGTCTCCTTGAGGTAGGAGTGGGTGTCCTGGCTGCAGATACCCTGGAACACCTCAGCAGGGTCTGGGTCATTCTGAGCAGGCTGGCTGGAGATGTGGGGGAGTCTGGTGACCTGTGCAGCATCACTTGGCTGGTCCTTAGTGAAGCTCTCCTGCCTGACCAGAGACACTGAGATCTCCTTGGGCTGAGGGCTGACTCTACCCTGGTAGTCCTGCTTGGGAGCTGACGAGTTGGGCTTCACAGTCTTCTGTGAGTCCTGTCCACCCCGTTGTTTGGTCAGGGTGGCTGTGGAGAACTGTGGTGTATTAGGAGGAGGTGGTAGTTTTCTCTCAGTCCTGGGCGTATTGGGTCTGGATCCCCGCTCCTCAGAGTCGATGTAGAATGATGTAGACTTGGGTGGAAGTCTgggcctctcctcttctctgctctGAGATGAACTCTTGTCTGTCATATCTGGTGTGGGCGTCGTCCTCTGTTCTACGATGGAGCCGTCGTCTGACTTACTGGCATCACTCAGGCTGTCTGGGTCTAGGTCATCCTGTACAGACAGGTTGTGGAGTCCCTCCTGTGGACAGAGGGCTCTGGAGCTCTTCTCTCTGACATCATAGGTAGAGTAAGTGTCCTGATGGACAAGAATGCTGGGAGTTGGAGTCTCATTCTTCTCCACCAACGGTGCCTGAGGCAGAATCCGCCGTGTTCTGGAACTCTGGCCTTCTGATTCCACACTTTTGACGTTGTGACTGAGCATCGCCTGATAGCCGGTCCTCCCACCAACTGAATGGAAACAGAAGGATGCATTTTTTATGAAGTTGATAATCAGGGCTATAACTCATTATCATTTCAAATTCTGTGCAAATTCCCATCAGGTGACTTACCTCCTTCTGACAGCTCAATCTGTGAGGGGATGTCAAAGAGGCCTGAGGAAGGGCCAGAGTCTGTGTAGCTGTCTGCCAGGCTGGCCCAGCGAGACACCCACTTAGAACCACCAGACACCTGCATGAAGGATCACTAGTTATTCATGTCACAACAGCAGTCAGTAAACACAATAACGCTTACAATACAAGGAAAAATAACACAATCCCGTTCAAGAAATTATAATTTACGCTTTAAAAATCTATTAGGGAATAGACACATATACAGCTAGGGATGTTAGTGTCATTTTcagatataaaaaaatatcctagGATAGCAAAAACATGCCAACCGCCACAAAGCCATTCCTATTCCTCAAACCAAGGACACCACAAGAGAAAACCAGTTGGTCACATCCAAACCCAGCAGGAAGTAAAGAACTACAACACCACCATAAACCAAAAGACACTACACAAAATCTGCGAGGGAGATAAGGAGAAACCATGGAGAATCAAGAGACCAAAACATGCAGATTTGTGCTTCCCAGTTTATTGACCCAGTAGATGAATTaaatgactgattgattgattgattgattgtttgtttgtttgattgcGTTAGCTCTGGGAATCTGTCACCACACGGAGGCCGGCTGGGGGTTTACCTGCAGCTGATTCTGTCCCTGCCCTGGAGCTGGCCTTAGATCCACAGAGCTACTCTCCCTACGCTCCTCCCTGTCCTGAGCCTTAACAGGCTTATATGCTGCTGCTGCAGCGTCGCTGGGCTGCTCTGGCCCATCAACAACCCCAAACACCTGTCAGAAACAAAGCATGATGTGTGAATGCTGTCGCTCCAGGGCTGTCGGCTGCCAAGTCCTCTGCGCTCCTGTGTGACACCCATGAAGGCTTTTGTTAGATAGCATGGCTGTCGGATACTTGACAAAGCAGGTTCTCAGGCTGAAGCTCATGGCATGACAAGGTGTGATATTAAAACAAACTTGGAGAGATAAGACTATTACAGAGAGTAAGGCAAAAAGACTTGCCTGGTCTATCTTGCTGCGTGCCTCCACCACCTCTTCATCCTGGACCTCTGTCTCGATGGTGTAGGTGCCTGCTTCACTCAAGGCATCGTCCTCCTCATTCCCCAAGCTTCTGGGGCTTCCAACCTCCAGGATCCGTGCGGCCTCCAGGCTCCGTGCGGCCTCCAGGCTCCGTGCGGCCTCCAGGCTCCGTGCGGCCTCCAGGCTTCGTGCGGCCTCCATGGTGTGGTTGACCAGGGATATTAGAGGGGCTTTCAGGGGCACAGGCTGGTTGACGGTGGAGGTCTGAGTCAGATATGGGACAGGGGGCTGAGGGGGGcttggtggggtatggtgggagTTGGGCACTGCTGCCATTTCTGTTGGTGGTGGGCTGATGGTAGGAGACACAGGTGAAGTCTTCCTCTCCCAGGTTGTGTTCATGCTCGGTCTAGTCTCCTGTCTGGACTCCCTCAGGAACTCAGCAGTGAAGTCCTGGGCCAGTTTAGACCTCCGGCCCACACTTCTAAAGGGCCTGGGCTGTATGGAGGAGGATTGGGAAGAGAAGCTAGTATTGATCCGATCCTCTGTCTTCTCCCGCCTCAGGGAGCCGGCCCTCTGGGGGCCTCCAGAGCCCGGGCCCTTCAGGGGTATGGTATACTGCTGGGTGTGGGAGCTGGGGCTCAACTTCTTCTCCAGCTTGTTCCTAAGGGCCGGGCTGTCGGGCTGGACTGTGTTGCTGGTGAAGGTCTGTGAACGCTTCTTGCGTGGATTGTCATCAAAGAACTCGATGACGAAGGCCTGCTGGGGGTCTTCTTTGCCCTGGCTCTGAGGAGGGGAGTGAGTCTCTGGAAGGGAGCTGGACAGAAGGTCCTCTGAGTCAGGGGGTGTGAAGGGTCTAGAGGGCTTTGACTGGATAACCTGCTTCCCGTTCACAACAGAATCCTCAGAGTTGCCCCGAGTCCCATCCTCATGGTGATGGCCTGACGGTAAATACAGAAACATGTTAACTTGAAAGCTCTGACAGTAACGGTGGATTCAGTGTATAAATCATTGAGTCACTCACCTGTGGAAGCCTTGTTGTAGATGGGCAGGTCACTGTTGGTGCTGAAAATGTCCTCTGTCCGAGACCACCTCTGCATCATGCGCACATCGCTTTGGTCCAGCCAATCAGCCACCTTGCTCTCTGCTGACATCACCTCCGTGGGTGCGGTGACCGCCTCCTTACTCAGGAGCTTGCGTTGCTGGCGGAAGGAGAACTTGGTCACATGGTCTTTGATCTTGATTTTACCAGGCATGCATTCATCAAACTCGATGGTGAAGGAGGCGTGGCTCTGCACCACAgggggtgtgggggtgggggttggGGGGAGAACAGGGACAGCAGGGGGGCCAGTGTCCTTAGTGGGAACCTCCTGGAGCTCCCGCTGCTGGAACTCCTTGGTGGGGATCTCAAAGTAGCTGGGCTCCCTGTGGTGCGAGTAGATGGACTTGGCCTGGCTATCTGACAGGGAGCCGTTGACCTCTTGTCTGTAGTTCTCGTTAGTATTCTCTGTAGGGGCAGACACAGGGGACAATATAGATAAATACTATACAGACCAATACTGTAAACTAGTGATTTTGGGGGGGCGGGGAAATCAATAAAGTtgaatatcgcaatattatttgaCGATATTATATTGATATTTGATATCATTAGCATTAGCTAGCGCTTGTGAGCGCCAAAACTCACACTTTCATTtccctgactgatcaaaactagttttatcatgctctctcatctttctgcagcagacatatagtgagcaatatttttggaacatcaaatcgcaatatcGAATCACAATGCACAGAATTGTGAGAATCATGAGAAACGCAGGATATATCATAACGACACCTAATTATCATGATAATAacatattgtgaggtccctggcaattcccagccctactgTAAACTGCAGGCACAAAGGATATGCAGTATGAGTTGGGTAAGGGAAGGAATCACAGACACTACTCGAATGAAATATTAAATATGCAAAGGAAAACAAATCACAGAAAAACTCTGCCAAGTATTCCCTATAAATCTGCAGCCACAAATAATAAGGTGGCTTGActaagtaaacaaacaaaaacatcagCCAATCAATGGGTGCCAGGCCAGCTGGCCGTGAAGAAATGTCACTGTGGGAGCTTGGAGTCCAAAGGAGAGTGGTAATCTGTTCCAGCCAGGCTGGGCAGCATGAGGCTAACAGtcaacctccctcctctctcctccaccctgtcCCCTGGTCTTACAGGGGTAATCCATCACGAGGCACTGCCCGCTGGCCTGGGATGGCCCTGGACCAACCTGGCTCAGTGTGACACTGGCAGCTCCTGGTCACTAGTCGGCACTACAGAGCTAAACACCATCCATCTCTCAATGGATGTATTGAAAACTTTTGGTGTGATGCATAACAAAGTATTATGCTTGCCACTCTAATCAAATACATTTGGCTGTAACCTTTATGAGTTAGCACAGCTAATAACAATATTGAAGTGCCAGGCCTCTTTCAGAGTGACATGCTCACGCTCACATATCCGGAGAAACAAATGAACTGATAGTATACGAATAGTAGAGAAGTGTTTGTTCAAGACCTGCAGGGTCCTCGTCTGGCTGCTGTCCTTCACCGTGTTCAGCATCATCCTCCCCCCACCACGACGGCTGCCCATACAGAGGAGTGGGTCTGGACACTGGAGCCTCGCTGGccactaacagacacacacatgataagatacatggacagagagagaatagagtgaGTACTGCAGCAACTGCCTTAatttataatataaatataaatataataaacACAAAAACTGAGTGATGTAATAGTCACATAGCAGAATGATTGCAAACCCTATAAAGTCTGGGTTTTAAGTGAAGCTGTGCATTGAAACATTACAAATAAGCGTAGCACAAACAGTCACAGTGGATAATATTCTGCATTTTGTCCTACTAAAATGTTTCATCAATTTAATAACTTTGATAAGAATCAGCCATTGGCAAAGCAGGTAGAGGGGCCTGGAGTTATGAGGTCACGTGATACACAATCCTCggaggaggagaatgagactGGACATGGTAATCCTATCTTCACTAAAGGGGGGAGATGCAGAAATATAACAAATGAGAAGCTTTTCAAACACTGGTTAACGATGACTCATCTCTCCAGAGCAGAACATTGAGACGAACTGATAACCTTCCATGTACAGTATATGGTCATACAGTACTTGCTGCTGTCCTGCTTGAATGCATTATCACGGTTGAGCCATGTAGTGGTGGTCCCTAGATTCTAAAAGGTCACTTCTATAGACGCCAAAATACAGGTTGGTTCCACGCGCGTTTCCATATATGAGAGGTTGCTGACACAGTTAAATTATATTTATTGTTAATTGATTGTCACACAGATTCTAGGTTGGTAAGTGGTTTATAATTCAATAACAAATAAACCAAAATATATTCtttacattttctttattttatataAAATTGCACTAACAAACCATATGAATCTGTTTTTATCCATCTCCTACATCTGACCAATAAGGGCACTAGGGCAGATTTCCTGTCACCCTCAATGTGATGACATCCAACAGCTGGTTGGCAAGCCCAGGGCACTAGCCTATATGGCATAAATCAGATTATCCACATGCCTGGTGTCTGTGAACTAAACAGACACATTAGGGCTCTCACACTGGAGTTGTAGTGCTTTGGTTTATTTAGGCCAAAGTGCTGTTGCCCAGGACACACAATAAGATatcaacagagagagggagggaaacagaaGGGCATGTCACTAATTCCATTTGGCTTACCCAATGCTTCATTTCTAGCTACACAGGATGGATGACACAGCCTAAAATGGTTTGTGGACTTTCTCTAGTGCCGCACTGAGTCATTTTAAgcttttctatgttggtgtgtatCAGGAATGATGAAGCCGCTAATGAAAGACATGAAAATAAACTTTAAATCCAGAGCTCTTCTCAGGCAGTGGAAACCATAAGGATACATTTCCACATTACGTtctacaccgaacaaaaataaaatgcaacatccaacaatttcaaagattttactgagttacagttcataaaaggaaatcagtcaaatgaaataaataagttaggccctaatctatagatttcatatgactgggaatacagacttccatcggttggtcacagaaaccttaaaaaaaaaaaaaagtagggtgtggatcagaaaaccagtcagtatctggtgttaccaccaaatcaaatcaaattttatttgtcacatacacatggttagcagatgttaatgcgagtgtagcgaaatgcttgtgcttctagttccgacaatgcagtaataaccaacaagtaatctaactaacaattccaaaactactgtcttatacacagtgtaaggggataaagaatatgtacataaggatatatgaatgagtgatggtacagagcagcataggcaggatacagtagatggtatcgagtacagtatatacatgaggtgagtatgtaaacaaagtggcctagttaaagtggctagtgatacatgtattacataaggatgcagtcgatgatatagagtacagtatatacgtatgcatatgagatgaataatgtagggtaagtaacattatataaggtagcattgtttaaagtggctagtgatatatttacatcatttcccatcaattcccattattaaagtggctggagttgagtcagtgtcagtgtcagtgtgttggcagcagccgctcaatgttagtggtggctgtttaacagtctgatggccttgagatagaagctgtttttcagtctctcggtcccagctttgatgcacctgtactgacctcgccttctggatgatagcggggtgaacaggcagtggctcgggtggttgatgtccttgatgatctttatggccttcctgtaacatcgggtggtgtaggtgtcctggagggcaggtagtttgcccccggtgatgagttgtgcagacctcactaccctctggagagccttacggttgtgggcggagcagatgccgtaccaggcggtgatacagcccgccaggatgctctcgattgtgcatctgtagaagtttgtgagtgcttttggtgacaaaccgaatttcttcagcctcctgaggttgaagaggcgctgctgcgccttcttcacgatgctgtctgtgtgagtggaccaattcagtttgtctgtgatgtgtatgccgaggaacttaaaacttgctaccctctccactactgttccatcgatgtggataggggggtgttccctctgctgtttcctgaagtccacaatcatctccttagttttgttgacgttgagtgtgaggttattttcctgacaccacactccgagggccctcacctcctccctgtaggccgtctcgtcgttgttggtaatcaagcctaccactgttgtgtcgtccgcaaacttgatgattgagttggaggcgtgcgtggccacgcagtcgtgggtgaacagggagtacaggagagggctcagaacgcacccttgtggggccccagtgttgaggatcagcggggtggagatgttgttgcctaccctcaccacctgggggcggcccgtcaggaagtccagtacccagttgcacagggcggggtcgagacccaccatttgcctcatgcagtgcaacatcttcgcaaacatgctcaatgggtgacatgtctggtcagtatgcaggccatggaaaactgggacatttttagcttccaaaaattgtgtacagatccttgtgacatggggctgtgcattaccatgctgaaacattaggtgatggcggtggataaATGGCACGACATTGGTCGTTGTCCGTAACTTATGCttgcctataccataaccccatggggaactctgttcacaacattgacatcaccAAACTGCTTGaccccacacaacgccatacgctgtctgccatctgcccgatAAAGTTGAAAcagggattcatctgtgaagagcacacttctccagcctgccagtggccattgaaggtgagcattttcacACTGAAGTCAATTACAACGCCGATCTGGAGTTAAGacccttgtgaggataacgggcacgcagatgagcttccctgagacggtttctgagaCTTTGTTCAGAAATTCTttagttgtgcaaacccacagtttcatcagttgtccgggtggctggtctcagatgagcCCAAAGGGGAAAAagtcagatgtggaggtcctgggctggtgtgattACACATTTGAGGCagttgaggctggttggacatactgccaaattctctaaaacaacattgaagGCAGCTTAAGGTAGATAATGACCATTCAAttctatggcaactgctctggtggatattcctgcagtcagcatgccaattgcacactccctcaaaacttgagacctctgtggcattgtgttgtatgtcaaaactgcacattttacagctgccttttactgtcccctgtacaaggtgtacctgtgtaatgatcatgctgtttaaaatCAGCTTCTTGGATTATTTTAGcgaaggagaaattctcactaacagggatgtaaacaaaactgtgcacaaaatgtgagagaaatatgctttttgtatgtatggaacatttctgggatgttttatttcagctcatgaaacactgtaccaacacttgacatgttgtgtttatatttttgttcagtatatattaaaAAGTACATGGCCTGTCagggtagactacagtaggccagACAAGGTCACCTCAGAGAGCCAGCAGGCTGCTTTACAGACAGCAAGAGGAGAAGACAGACTCCACAGTCCACACCCTATAAGACTTCAGGAAAAACAGACATTTCTGAGCCTCACAGTGTTGAGTCCCTGGACTGTCAACAGGGTGTGGCCTGTAGGGAACGGGACACTGGTCACCTCACCAGTCCAGCTGCTTCAGGAGGAAATAAAGAGTCAGTCAGCAGCTACATTAACCCATCTCATACAGGCAGAGTGGGATGAAGGCTGAATGTAAACATTTAAACTAAGTGTAAATGGCTGGAAGTCTGGCATGTCATAACCTTCTGACTGTCAGTAGTTAAAGCCACTAGTGATGGTCCATCCTTGCATTCCACTGCTGGATAATTGGTCTGGATGAACTGGATTACAGAGTGGGATCAGCTGGGTTAAAGGGTTTACTCTACTGTCATTGAACATGGTTGATCAACTTACAGTTATGGGAGCTATGACATCCAGTTTTAAAGATTGTGGAGCGAGACAGCAGTACTGCTTGTGAAGAGTTACAGTATATGATCAATACAAGTAGGCTTGGCTGGCTTACACAACCAACTGACATACCCAAATTCCAAATCCAAGTCATCAAGGCTATGTACAGTATGATGACAATTCAAGAGAAAACATCAAGTGATCAGTGAATTGTGCGTAAAAATGTGCCCCAATCATTGGTAATAAAGAGCTCTTTTGTCAAGTAGGGTTCATGTCTGCATCTTGTAAATTGAAACTATTTGAGAGTAGTGTGGAAATTGCTCAGCCAACAGCAGTCGTGTGTGTTTTGACCCTGTGAATGAAACTCATTCAAAACGCACTGCTTGAACCTTTGATTCCCCTGTGCTATTTAGATGTTTATCAATTTGCCAGAggtactgactgtgtgtgtgaacaaTGAACATTTCTACAATATTTGAAATAAGATAAAAAAATAAGATATCACTCATTGGAATCAGACAGTACATCCGTCAGCGATTTAGGAACATAACTGCCCTGAAAATCATAAAAGTAGAGCCCGACCAATGTGTTTTATCGGGTCCGATTCTTGGGAGACAAAAATTACTGATACCGACATAGCTGACtatgacaggggggggggggggggggggggggtcattttcCCACATTGAATTCTCATGATTTGTCATCCAGAAGAGCATTTGTCCTATAACTATGCTTCAAATGCTGATTTCATACATTGTGGCAATAATGACATCATGAGAATGGTCACAAGTGTTCAGATAAGCAAGTGTTCAAATAAGCAAGTGTTCAAATAAGCATGAAATACCATTTTATCATCCTATTTATTGAATATTGGTTGAATTATCGTCCGatactagggctgttacggtgaacACATTACCACCACATCGGCGGTCGTGACCATTTAGTCAAGGTAACTAGGCTTcttcaagctctgatgctgccGATGGTCATtcgtagcctaccaaacttgctaactgcctggtactaaTCACTGTGACATCAAtgcattttttcccaaaattcaaatcaaaacacttcatgagagccaaTGAGCACGTTGCGCAACATTTCTCTCTGCAATTGCGAgagaaaacagagttttgatAGCATCTTTTAAAGAAGTGGAGGACCTATCATCTTTCTATAGGCTTGGCCTACTATTTATTTCTCAATTtcttaatattaagcacattgctttgcaacaggagtatagcctacctggctggcatgaaaatgaaccacgggaaaagtGCTCTCCATtagctatttaagtgcatagatgacatgtatttagTTTCCCCATTCCCTTgagtgcatgataatggtccattctaaatcaaaacttaTTTCACACAGGgaaagggatctgaatactttcaggatgcactgtatatgcttaaAGTTATTTATGAAACTTTAGATGAGACatacgttgggctatatgttttgatttttaatacattctaaggttGCATGATGCGACTCGaataatgatgatttgaaaaaaggcaCGAGTTCTGCTTTGTTTCTTGTGCAGGC contains:
- the LOC110505484 gene encoding centrosomal protein of 170 kDa protein B isoform X2, which translates into the protein MSVTSWFLVSSSGTRHRLPPEMIFVGREECELMLQSRSVDKQHAVVNYDPATDEHMVKDLGSLNGTFVNDLRIPDQTYITLKLADVIRFGYDSHVYILERSQHKVPEEALKHEKYTSQLEMSMKALEARKREKERQHAEERTRDSFRSKQEKAEGKAALAAVASEAPVSRPTPLYGQPSWWGEDDAEHGEGQQPDEDPAENTNENYRQEVNGSLSDSQAKSIYSHHREPSYFEIPTKEFQQRELQEVPTKDTGPPAVPVLPPTPTPTPPVVQSHASFTIEFDECMPGKIKIKDHVTKFSFRQQRKLLSKEAVTAPTEVMSAESKVADWLDQSDVRMMQRWSRTEDIFSTNSDLPIYNKASTGHHHEDGTRGNSEDSVVNGKQVIQSKPSRPFTPPDSEDLLSSSLPETHSPPQSQGKEDPQQAFVIEFFDDNPRKKRSQTFTSNTVQPDSPALRNKLEKKLSPSSHTQQYTIPLKGPGSGGPQRAGSLRREKTEDRINTSFSSQSSSIQPRPFRSVGRRSKLAQDFTAEFLRESRQETRPSMNTTWERKTSPVSPTISPPPTEMAAVPNSHHTPPSPPQPPVPYLTQTSTVNQPVPLKAPLISLVNHTMEAARSLEAARSLEAARSLEAARSLEAARILEVGSPRSLGNEEDDALSEAGTYTIETEVQDEEVVEARSKIDQVSGGSKWVSRWASLADSYTDSGPSSGLFDIPSQIELSEGVGGRTGYQAMLSHNVKSVESEGQSSRTRRILPQAPLVEKNETPTPSILVHQDTYSTYDVREKSSRALCPQEGLHNLSVQDDLDPDSLSDASKSDDGSIVEQRTTPTPDMTDKSSSQSREEERPRLPPKSTSFYIDSEERGSRPNTPRTERKLPPPPNTPQFSTATLTKQRGGQDSQKTVKPNSSAPKQDYQGRVSPQPKEISVSLVRQESFTKDQPSDAAQVTRLPHISSQPAQNDPDPAEVFQGICSQDTHSYLKETEDALAALEAKLQAQTDVVPCPIDDTLSGESDMDSASTASQRSNQTTPKTRSKKPSITCGLQRERSSASSFTQEPSRQPSAHNRLSEKQRSQGEDSRDSKPEPGRRLGMRRSVSKHGSMDFSDDPQGSNLPYWPDTISSDQEGYRPTARKKYTTPLQKEESSKSSKGSQALSRSNSMYAPRPTRASMLRRARLGEASDNEGTETDRISQEASGTTKDSKKQLSRLDMLALPRKRTSSFTTPSDTESSAARTGFSNRSTESNSGSGRKASVARPSSKPVLGRASGAPCKPITRGRSSSAKYTSSTASSRRRQKGSDYTSTSEEEYDSGNQITPKHKRSQTPSASRSQPLIPPRPRARSRDSDQESHEGDAYQNWSSHSAEIAKLSQDLAKDLAILAREIHDVAGDTDPQSSSGVEANTPASTMTTQDELVHPIPEAGVNYQRAPPGSPAAGDPDQTMMNEQEHNSKHRGWNQEEVVVDDLMLNPVSQISLAIRENTEQLAEKIKVLFHNKQDIWEEIEAKINAENDIPVLKGSNKEITSILKELRRVQRQLEVINTIIEPSGNLEPAKTSTPISPSSASVRPSRAPSRDWRSLGSQRGEGGVSSSSSRSSESVRRSAMASEAESYEV
- the LOC110505484 gene encoding centrosomal protein of 170 kDa protein B isoform X1, whose protein sequence is MSVTSWFLVSSSGTRHRLPPEMIFVGREECELMLQSRSVDKQHAVVNYDPATDEHMVKDLGSLNGTFVNDLRIPDQTYITLKLADVIRFGYDSHVYILERSQHKVPEEALKHEKYTSQLEMSMKALEARKREKERQHAEERTRDSFRSKQEKAEGKAALAAVASEAPVSRPTPLYGQPSWWGEDDAEHGEGQQPDEDPAENTNENYRQEVNGSLSDSQAKSIYSHHREPSYFEIPTKEFQQRELQEVPTKDTGPPAVPVLPPTPTPTPPVVQSHASFTIEFDECMPGKIKIKDHVTKFSFRQQRKLLSKEAVTAPTEVMSAESKVADWLDQSDVRMMQRWSRTEDIFSTNSDLPIYNKASTGHHHEDGTRGNSEDSVVNGKQVIQSKPSRPFTPPDSEDLLSSSLPETHSPPQSQGKEDPQQAFVIEFFDDNPRKKRSQTFTSNTVQPDSPALRNKLEKKLSPSSHTQQYTIPLKGPGSGGPQRAGSLRREKTEDRINTSFSSQSSSIQPRPFRSVGRRSKLAQDFTAEFLRESRQETRPSMNTTWERKTSPVSPTISPPPTEMAAVPNSHHTPPSPPQPPVPYLTQTSTVNQPVPLKAPLISLVNHTMEAARSLEAARSLEAARSLEAARSLEAARILEVGSPRSLGNEEDDALSEAGTYTIETEVQDEEVVEARSKIDQVFGVVDGPEQPSDAAAAAYKPVKAQDREERRESSSVDLRPAPGQGQNQLQVSGGSKWVSRWASLADSYTDSGPSSGLFDIPSQIELSEGVGGRTGYQAMLSHNVKSVESEGQSSRTRRILPQAPLVEKNETPTPSILVHQDTYSTYDVREKSSRALCPQEGLHNLSVQDDLDPDSLSDASKSDDGSIVEQRTTPTPDMTDKSSSQSREEERPRLPPKSTSFYIDSEERGSRPNTPRTERKLPPPPNTPQFSTATLTKQRGGQDSQKTVKPNSSAPKQDYQGRVSPQPKEISVSLVRQESFTKDQPSDAAQVTRLPHISSQPAQNDPDPAEVFQGICSQDTHSYLKETEDALAALEAKLQAQTDVVPCPIDDTLSGESDMDSASTASQRSNQTTPKTRSKKPSITCGLQRERSSASSFTQEPSRQPSAHNRLSEKQRSQGEDSRDSKPEPGRRLGMRRSVSKHGSMDFSDDPQGSNLPYWPDTISSDQEGYRPTARKKYTTPLQKEESSKSSKGSQALSRSNSMYAPRPTRASMLRRARLGEASDNEGTETDRISQEASGTTKDSKKQLSRLDMLALPRKRTSSFTTPSDTESSAARTGFSNRSTESNSGSGRKASVARPSSKPVLGRASGAPCKPITRGRSSSAKYTSSTASSRRRQKGSDYTSTSEEEYDSGNQITPKHKRSQTPSASRSQPLIPPRPRARSRDSDQESHEGDAYQNWSSHSAEIAKLSQDLAKDLAILAREIHDVAGDTDPQSSSGVEANTPASTMTTQDELVHPIPEAGVNYQRAPPGSPAAGDPDQTMMNEQEHNSKHRGWNQEEVVVDDLMLNPVSQISLAIRENTEQLAEKIKVLFHNKQDIWEEIEAKINAENDIPVLKGSNKEITSILKELRRVQRQLEVINTIIEPSGNLEPAKTSTPISPSSASVRPSRAPSRDWRSLGSQRGEGGVSSSSSRSSESVRRSAMASEAESYEV